Proteins encoded together in one Capricornis sumatraensis isolate serow.1 chromosome 3, serow.2, whole genome shotgun sequence window:
- the DECR2 gene encoding peroxisomal 2,4-dienoyl-CoA reductase [(3E)-enoyl-CoA-producing] isoform X2, translating into MRHGCHTVIASRSLPRVSMAARKLAAATSQRCLPLSLDVRAPLAITAAVEQALKEFGKIDILINCAAGNFLCPASALSSNAFKTVMDIDTLGTFNVSRVLYEKFFRDHGGVIVNITATLGARGQVLQVHAGSAKAAVDAMTRHLAVEWGPQNIRVNSLAPGPISGTEGLRRLGAPQAGLRAKVLASPLQRLGNKTEIAHSALFLASPLASFVTGALLVVDGGAWLTFPNDVQLLADFSPSAKL; encoded by the exons ATGCG GCACGGCTGCCACACAGTCATCGCCAGCAGAAGTCTTCCCAGAGTATCGATG GCTGCCAGAAAGCTGGCCGCTGCCACCAGCCAGAGATGCCTCCCTCTGTCTCTGGACGTCCGAGCTCCCCTGGCCATCACGGCAGCTGTAGAGCAGGCCCTGAAGGAGTTCGGGAAGATTGACATTCTCATCAACT GTGCAGCTGGGAACTTCCTGTGCCCGGCCAGCGCCTTGTCCTCCAACGCCTTCAAGACTGTGATGGACATCGACACCTTGGGCACCTTCAACGTGTCTCGCGTGCTCTACGAGAAGTTCTTCCGG GACCATGGAGGGGTGATCGTGAACATCACTGCAACCCTGGGCGCCCGGGGGCAGGTGCTCCAAGTGCACGCAGGCTCTGCCAAGGCGGCCGTGG ATGCGATGACGCGGCACCTGGCTGTGGAGTGGGGCCCCCAGAACATCCGCGTCAACAGCCTTGCCCCTGGCCCCATCAGTGGCACTGAGGGGTTGCGGCGTCTGG gTGCCCCGCAGGCTGGCCTGAGGGCGAAGGTCCTGGCCAGCCCCCTGCAGAGGCTGGGGAACAAGACGGAAATCGCCCACAGTGCCCTCTTCCTGGCCAGCCCGCTGGCGTCCTTTGTGACGGGGGCCCTGCTGGTGGTTGACGGGGGGGCCTGGCTAACGTTCCCTAATGATGTCCAGTTGCTGGCAGATTTCTCACCCTCCGCTAAGCTTTAG
- the DECR2 gene encoding peroxisomal 2,4-dienoyl-CoA reductase [(3E)-enoyl-CoA-producing] isoform X1, giving the protein MAQPPADVSEDDCLPEYRHLFHPDLLQDKVAFITGGGSGIGFRIAEIFMRHGCHTVIASRSLPRVSMAARKLAAATSQRCLPLSLDVRAPLAITAAVEQALKEFGKIDILINCAAGNFLCPASALSSNAFKTVMDIDTLGTFNVSRVLYEKFFRDHGGVIVNITATLGARGQVLQVHAGSAKAAVDAMTRHLAVEWGPQNIRVNSLAPGPISGTEGLRRLGAPQAGLRAKVLASPLQRLGNKTEIAHSALFLASPLASFVTGALLVVDGGAWLTFPNDVQLLADFSPSAKL; this is encoded by the exons ATGGCGCAACCACCAGCCGACGTCAGCGAGGACGACTGTCTCCCGGAGTACCGCCACCTCTTCCATCCGGACTTGCTCCA GGACAAAGTGGCTTTCATCACAGGTGGTGGCTCTGGAATTGGGTTCCGGATTGCTGAGATTTTCATGCG GCACGGCTGCCACACAGTCATCGCCAGCAGAAGTCTTCCCAGAGTATCGATG GCTGCCAGAAAGCTGGCCGCTGCCACCAGCCAGAGATGCCTCCCTCTGTCTCTGGACGTCCGAGCTCCCCTGGCCATCACGGCAGCTGTAGAGCAGGCCCTGAAGGAGTTCGGGAAGATTGACATTCTCATCAACT GTGCAGCTGGGAACTTCCTGTGCCCGGCCAGCGCCTTGTCCTCCAACGCCTTCAAGACTGTGATGGACATCGACACCTTGGGCACCTTCAACGTGTCTCGCGTGCTCTACGAGAAGTTCTTCCGG GACCATGGAGGGGTGATCGTGAACATCACTGCAACCCTGGGCGCCCGGGGGCAGGTGCTCCAAGTGCACGCAGGCTCTGCCAAGGCGGCCGTGG ATGCGATGACGCGGCACCTGGCTGTGGAGTGGGGCCCCCAGAACATCCGCGTCAACAGCCTTGCCCCTGGCCCCATCAGTGGCACTGAGGGGTTGCGGCGTCTGG gTGCCCCGCAGGCTGGCCTGAGGGCGAAGGTCCTGGCCAGCCCCCTGCAGAGGCTGGGGAACAAGACGGAAATCGCCCACAGTGCCCTCTTCCTGGCCAGCCCGCTGGCGTCCTTTGTGACGGGGGCCCTGCTGGTGGTTGACGGGGGGGCCTGGCTAACGTTCCCTAATGATGTCCAGTTGCTGGCAGATTTCTCACCCTCCGCTAAGCTTTAG